The Triticum aestivum cultivar Chinese Spring chromosome 3A, IWGSC CS RefSeq v2.1, whole genome shotgun sequence genome includes a region encoding these proteins:
- the LOC123057457 gene encoding uncharacterized protein — protein MANRATSVAMVFIILGIMSFGISVADADASFVARTCNKTKNALLCMSVLHIDPKSTYASTELELANIAVKIAGDTANHNAKVIDDLAKKKKGTPEGGVLNVCLWSYQFAGNELEVDVRTLLHDGDYITASSLMLDIKGVGDHCENAFKGMEKKSPVTNIDREMTERCGVAGELIAMLIHK, from the coding sequence ATGGCGAACCGAGCAACATCTGTAGCCATGGTTTTCATTATTCTCGGCATCATGTCCTTCGGAATCTCTGTCGCCGATGCCGACGCCAGCTTTGTTGCCCGGACTTGCAACAAGACCAAGAATGCCTTGTTGTGCATGTCCGTGCTGCACATAGATCCAAAGAGTACCTATGCCTCCACTGAGTTGGAACTTGCCAACATCGCGGTGAAGATCGCCGGTGACACCGCCAACCACAACGCCAAGGTCATCGATGACCTAGCCAAGAAAAAGAAGGGCACGCCAGAGGGGGGCGTGTTAAACGTCTGCCTCTGGTCCTATCAATTCGCGGGCAACGAACTCGAGGTCGACGTCCGCACTCTCCTTCATGATGGGGACTACATTACCGCGTCGAGTCTCATGTTGGATATCAAGGGCGTTGGTGATCATTGCGAGAATGCGTTTAAGGGGATGGAGAAGAAATCCCCAGTGACAAACATAGATCGCGAGATGACAGAGCGATGTGGCGTCGCAGGCGAACTCATTGCCATGCTTATCCACAAGTGA